The proteins below are encoded in one region of Micromonospora pisi:
- a CDS encoding non-ribosomal peptide synthetase has protein sequence MTEVDAGTRERLIRELLARRGVTSARRSTTVVPREPGTRIPLSPLQEGLWFLDRIDPGGAAYVLAVAVRLTGTLDRVALRRALDATRDRHEALRTVFQLRDGRTEQVVLPASDPGNRIPLEDVDLTATDPADREERAGTLARGFIETGFDLERGPLVRALLARIEPDEHLLVLSVHHIIADDRSLHTVLGEVLDELFGAPAPAPPEVQYPDYVLWRQRALDAGVMRRQRDFWAGQLAGVSGALDLPTDRPRPPVQTFTGGTHRFEVPAELTSALDGVARRTGSTRFMLVLTGLQVLLLRWTGQDDICVGSPVSLRSTPELQSVVGLMVNSLALRTDLSGDPTLTEALGRVRRTCVDSLDHADLPLHQVVELAALPRDPSRNPLFQVMCVVNPGGTHRRSSGLTVRPAGFDRESARMDLTVLFSETGPTLTGVVDYNRDLFDPATIRRFGDRLLVVLDALATRPQRRLSELDLLTGDDRRVLAQWNDTARDRPGGGAPSGDGLAELVRVWAAATPDAPAVVDGDETIDYGELDRRAERLARRLRRAGVGPEVPVGLLLPAGIAAITGILGVLKAGGAYLPLDPGHPPARLRALLADAHAPVLLVDPADLSRFADHPGTVLPITDIDPNDIDLDHAPLPVTAPDQLAYVIYTSGSTGAPKGVMVNHRSAVNLTRAFIEEHGIGPGDRLLMLPPLSFDASVGDIFPALAGGAALVLHRRPAELTGPDLLRLCAEERITLVDTAAALWTRWVADLASAPAGTPATGLRALMVGGEAAPTDTVRGWARATGGTVRVHNHYGPTEGTVCATTYATVDASELPGLGQLPIGRPLDNVRVHLLDARLRPVPVGFTGEVYLGGAAPARGYLGAPGLTASRFVPDPFGAPGARLYRTGDLARHRPDGTIEFLGRTDRQVKIRGHRIDLGEVEVACAAQPGVGRAAVTVPDDGTGPRLVAYLVPAGGTAPTPAEVRAGLRERLPDYLLPAHLVFLPELPLNAHGKLDQAALPAPVEETPGADHVPPRTATERALAGIWSGLLGRERVGARDNFFDLGGHSLLAGPLAARIHADLGVDLPLRALFETADLAGLARRVDQARAGDTGRRLDPDRVRDDARLPDDVADRLPAGRPATTPETVLVTGATGFLGAHLLADWLDRSRAELHCLVRAGSPQAATDRVRDNLARYGLWRDEYASRLVGVPGDLGEPALGLNRRDFEALADRTDLVLHNGGLVNFLMPYELLRPANVTGTVEVLRLAAAGRPTAVQLVSTLGVFLTPDRVDGRVDEGDTPDDCTGLGDGYNSTKWVADALVRAARARGLTVSVHRPARITGNATTGVGNADDYFSRLLKTFVQLGAVPEIGDDHADLAPVDYVGAAIGHLSRQPERWGQDFHYYNNHTISFADLAGALASYGYPVDLVPYDRWRAALLGRPDAALAPFTPLFGEHAPRRTQPFFDCTRTEAALAPAGITCPPADPALLHTYLAWYVSAGFLDPPPGGHSDVRSIHG, from the coding sequence GTGACCGAGGTCGACGCCGGTACGCGGGAACGGCTGATCCGGGAACTGCTCGCCCGGCGCGGGGTGACCTCGGCCCGCCGCTCCACCACCGTCGTGCCCCGCGAGCCGGGCACCCGGATTCCGCTCTCCCCGTTGCAGGAGGGGCTCTGGTTCCTCGACCGGATCGACCCTGGCGGCGCGGCGTACGTGCTGGCCGTCGCGGTCCGGTTGACCGGCACCCTGGACCGGGTGGCGCTGCGCCGCGCGCTCGACGCGACCCGGGACCGGCACGAGGCGCTGCGTACCGTGTTCCAGCTCCGGGACGGCCGGACCGAGCAGGTGGTGCTCCCCGCCTCGGACCCCGGCAACCGGATTCCGCTGGAGGACGTCGACCTCACCGCCACCGACCCCGCCGACCGGGAGGAGCGGGCCGGCACGCTCGCCCGAGGCTTCATCGAGACCGGCTTCGACCTGGAGCGGGGGCCGCTGGTCCGGGCCCTGCTGGCCCGGATCGAACCGGACGAGCACCTGCTGGTGCTGAGTGTGCACCACATCATCGCCGACGACCGGTCGCTGCACACCGTGCTGGGTGAGGTCCTGGACGAGCTGTTCGGCGCCCCCGCTCCGGCACCGCCCGAGGTGCAGTACCCGGACTACGTACTGTGGCGACAGCGGGCGTTGGACGCCGGAGTGATGCGGCGGCAGCGCGACTTCTGGGCCGGCCAGCTCGCCGGGGTGTCCGGGGCGTTGGACCTGCCGACCGACCGGCCGCGCCCACCGGTGCAGACGTTCACCGGCGGAACGCACCGGTTCGAGGTGCCGGCGGAGCTGACCAGTGCCCTCGACGGGGTGGCCCGGCGCACCGGCAGCACCCGGTTCATGCTGGTCCTGACCGGGTTGCAGGTGCTGCTGCTGCGCTGGACCGGCCAGGACGACATCTGTGTCGGCTCCCCGGTGTCGCTCCGTTCCACCCCGGAACTCCAGTCGGTGGTCGGGCTGATGGTGAACAGCCTGGCGCTGCGCACCGACCTCTCCGGTGATCCGACGCTCACCGAGGCCCTCGGGCGGGTACGCCGTACCTGCGTCGACTCGCTCGACCACGCCGACCTGCCACTGCACCAGGTGGTCGAACTCGCCGCCCTGCCCCGGGACCCGAGTCGCAACCCGCTGTTCCAGGTGATGTGCGTGGTCAACCCCGGTGGTACGCACCGACGGTCGTCCGGGCTGACGGTTCGGCCGGCGGGCTTCGACCGGGAGAGCGCGCGGATGGATCTGACGGTGCTCTTCTCCGAGACCGGTCCGACCCTCACCGGGGTCGTCGACTACAACCGTGACCTCTTCGACCCGGCGACCATCCGGCGCTTCGGTGACCGGCTGCTGGTCGTACTCGACGCGCTCGCCACCCGCCCGCAGCGGCGACTCTCCGAACTGGACCTGCTCACCGGCGACGATCGGCGTGTGCTGGCGCAGTGGAACGACACCGCCCGCGACCGCCCGGGCGGCGGGGCGCCGAGCGGCGACGGGTTGGCGGAGCTGGTCCGGGTGTGGGCGGCGGCGACTCCGGACGCCCCGGCCGTGGTCGACGGCGACGAGACGATCGACTACGGCGAGCTGGACCGCCGGGCCGAGCGGCTGGCCCGGCGGCTGCGGCGGGCCGGGGTCGGCCCGGAGGTGCCGGTCGGTCTGCTCCTGCCCGCCGGCATCGCGGCGATCACCGGCATCCTCGGTGTCCTCAAGGCCGGCGGCGCCTACCTGCCGCTGGACCCCGGACATCCACCGGCGCGGCTGCGCGCCCTGCTCGCCGACGCACACGCACCGGTGCTCCTGGTCGACCCGGCGGACCTGTCCCGGTTCGCCGACCATCCCGGTACCGTGCTCCCCATCACAGACATCGACCCCAATGACATCGATCTGGATCACGCCCCGCTGCCGGTGACCGCCCCGGACCAGCTCGCCTACGTCATCTACACCTCCGGCTCGACCGGCGCGCCGAAGGGAGTGATGGTCAACCACCGGAGCGCGGTCAACCTGACCAGGGCTTTCATCGAGGAGCACGGGATCGGGCCGGGGGACCGGCTGCTGATGCTGCCGCCGTTGAGCTTCGACGCCTCCGTCGGCGACATCTTCCCGGCCCTGGCCGGCGGCGCCGCCCTGGTGCTGCACCGCCGCCCGGCCGAACTCACCGGCCCGGACCTGCTCCGGCTCTGCGCCGAAGAGCGGATCACCCTGGTCGACACCGCCGCCGCGCTCTGGACCCGATGGGTCGCCGACCTCGCCTCGGCGCCGGCGGGTACGCCGGCAACCGGGTTGCGGGCGCTGATGGTCGGCGGTGAGGCCGCCCCGACCGACACCGTACGGGGCTGGGCCCGCGCCACCGGCGGAACCGTACGGGTGCACAACCACTACGGCCCGACCGAGGGCACCGTCTGCGCCACCACGTACGCGACCGTCGACGCGAGTGAGCTGCCCGGCCTCGGTCAACTGCCGATCGGCCGCCCACTGGACAACGTACGGGTGCACCTGCTCGACGCCCGACTGCGCCCGGTGCCGGTCGGCTTCACCGGCGAGGTCTACCTCGGCGGCGCCGCACCGGCCCGGGGCTACCTCGGCGCACCGGGCCTGACCGCGTCACGGTTCGTGCCTGACCCGTTCGGCGCACCCGGCGCCCGGCTCTACCGCACCGGCGACCTGGCCCGGCACCGGCCGGACGGGACCATCGAGTTCCTCGGCCGCACCGACCGCCAGGTCAAGATCCGGGGACACCGGATCGATCTCGGCGAGGTGGAGGTCGCCTGCGCCGCCCAGCCCGGGGTGGGGCGGGCGGCGGTGACGGTACCCGACGACGGAACCGGTCCCCGGCTGGTCGCGTACCTGGTGCCGGCGGGCGGGACCGCGCCGACCCCGGCCGAGGTCCGGGCGGGTCTGCGGGAGCGGCTACCGGACTACCTGCTCCCCGCGCACCTCGTCTTCCTGCCCGAACTGCCGCTGAACGCGCACGGCAAACTCGACCAGGCGGCCCTGCCGGCGCCGGTCGAAGAGACGCCGGGGGCCGATCACGTACCGCCCCGGACCGCGACCGAACGGGCGCTCGCCGGCATCTGGTCCGGGTTGCTCGGCCGGGAACGGGTCGGCGCCCGGGACAACTTCTTCGACCTCGGTGGACACTCCCTGCTCGCCGGTCCGCTGGCCGCCCGGATCCACGCGGACCTCGGTGTCGACCTGCCGCTGCGGGCGCTCTTCGAGACCGCCGACCTGGCCGGCCTGGCCCGCCGGGTCGACCAGGCTCGGGCCGGCGACACCGGCCGCCGGCTCGACCCCGACCGGGTACGCGACGACGCCCGGCTCCCCGACGACGTCGCCGACCGCCTGCCGGCCGGCCGCCCGGCGACCACACCGGAGACGGTGCTGGTCACCGGGGCCACCGGCTTCCTCGGCGCGCACCTGCTCGCCGACTGGCTCGACCGGAGCCGGGCCGAGCTGCACTGTCTGGTCCGGGCCGGCTCCCCGCAGGCCGCCACCGACCGGGTACGCGACAACCTCGCCCGGTACGGCCTCTGGCGTGACGAGTACGCGAGCCGGCTGGTCGGTGTCCCCGGTGACCTCGGTGAACCCGCGCTCGGGCTGAACCGTCGGGACTTCGAGGCGCTGGCCGACCGGACCGACCTGGTGCTGCACAACGGCGGGCTGGTCAACTTCCTGATGCCGTACGAGCTGCTGCGGCCGGCGAACGTGACCGGCACCGTCGAGGTGCTGCGGCTCGCCGCCGCCGGGCGCCCGACCGCCGTACAGCTCGTCTCCACCCTCGGGGTGTTCCTCACCCCGGACCGGGTCGACGGCCGGGTCGACGAAGGGGACACCCCGGACGACTGCACCGGTCTCGGCGACGGTTACAACTCCACCAAGTGGGTCGCGGACGCGCTGGTACGCGCCGCACGTGCACGCGGGCTGACGGTCAGCGTGCACCGGCCGGCCCGGATCACCGGCAACGCCACCACCGGGGTCGGCAACGCCGACGACTACTTCAGCCGGCTACTGAAGACGTTCGTGCAGCTCGGCGCGGTGCCCGAGATCGGCGACGACCACGCCGACCTGGCCCCGGTCGACTACGTCGGCGCCGCGATCGGGCACCTCTCCCGGCAACCGGAGCGCTGGGGGCAGGACTTCCACTACTACAAC